The Daphnia pulex isolate KAP4 chromosome 6, ASM2113471v1 genome contains the following window.
GGCATCTGTTCGAAAAAGTATCCGTGGCAGTTGGTTTCGTTCAACAGCATCTCTTCTATAATTTGCTGTTTTTCGTCCTCGCTAAAATTATTCGCGCTCTCCAATTGATCAATTTCAGACTGAACCGTTTCCGGCATCGAATAAGCGATCGTCATACGTTGGAATCTGTCATCATGACGGAGATAGGTGTTTAATCCGGTAAAACGGATATCCTGCAagacaattttaaaacatttgtgCGCTTATACAATTTCATGACACCAGAGCaatatcaataatttaaaatgggATAGTTGTGTTCTTACTCCAGAGACAATTCTCGGTCGCTCTTCGTTCTCGTTATTAAATCTCGACATTCTTCTTCCGAAAtgtcgaaataaattttagtacAAATCAATTCGTTCGTACTTTATCGTTAAGCAGTTTGTGGAAAACGGACTGGTGTTAGTCGCAAGCGATCCAATATTAACGTTTGCGGGCTGATTTTTATCACTTGTACGTGCATTTCAGCTTGCAAGATTAGCGGTTGTTGATAGCGATTGAGGAAGAATGCCATTGGTGTTTGTTACTGTACAGAAACGTTCTTTAACCATAAGATTGTCCCCTTCATAATGCACAGTGACTTGTGTCAAAAACATATCTCCTTATATGCTCGCCTATTCCGTCCAAGCCATATCTTCTGCCTCTGTCTATGTCAAACTTCCTAAAAAGCAGATAACACTCCTGCTTGTTgcctttgttaaaaaaaaaattcttgatttcCCGTGAGCACCGTGTTGCCGCTTTTGAATCTATAGACATCACTCCTATcaataaataacgaaaaaaaaaaaattcaattcacgCATGGATAAGTGTCATAGCGAAAATTCTTTACGGAGCCATTTATTAGCGGTGTGTTTTACAACGGAAAAACTTCACAGTTCGATTTTCGAGGTTCTTTATGACCTTCCGCTTTCTGTGTTTAAGATATTAATTGAACTCATTTATGTTATGTAACCTCGGCAGCGATGATTGCCAGTCATTAACAGACAATTGAAACAGTCGTTGTTCATTTTctcggtgtttttttttaaagaacgaTCTGGAGATTTAACTAATTCAATACCAAAGTTTTTTATTGGTTGTTGGGAGAAATTATTAAATGtagtttttgaattattcgTTGTCAGTTTCAAAGAGTGGTCTTGGGGCGAGTCTCGACATATTTCTTGATCTGTGGAATATTGGCAACGTGCTCAACCAATTTCTTTAGATGGGGAGAATTGTCGATGACGGAATCGCCGAAACGCTCAGTCATCGGAGAGAAGAACGAGTAGTAAGCCAGGTCCGCCCACGTGATCTGTAGAAACAGATAGCGATGAATCACACACCATCCGTCATTATGTATATGAATACACCACAGGCTACTGGTGAATATCAAAGTTAAGTTTAAAATACTAACCGATTTGCCGACCAAGAAACCGGTGCCGTTCTTTATCAGTTGTTGTTCCAGTTTTTCCAAGTGTGGGTTCACCGTCTCTTTGAGAAACTAATTGATTTAGAAAGAGAATTTATTATGTTAGAATAGGAAATACACTCTTATAGAATGTCATGTTATCAAACCTTTTGcaatatttccttttgtttctctttgtcCGTTTCATAGATGATTGGTCGGGTTCCTGTCAAAATTGTATGCTGTTAGTTAGCACGCTACCGACATTGAGAAGATTTAACTGTAATTCCAATTAACTCTGCTTACCTGAAATCAAATCATAGATGCAATCGACGTACATATCAGCCTGGCTTTGTTCCCACTCATTTTGGCCTGCAAGTCCGTGTTGCCGTGCAAGGTATCTGGCAATAGCGTTCGACTGAGCCAACGGCTTGCCGTCCACTTCCAAAACAGGAACTTGACCGAAGGGTGTGCCTGGTGTATGACGAACACTCGGATGAACAGCAAATTCATGTTTATGTGatttgttaacatttttttcttaccggCTTTGTATTTGGGCCATTCTTCGCGCTCAAAACGGAAATCTTCGAAAGCGACTTCCTGGTGATGGAGGACCAATCGAGCAAGCTCACCACGCCCACGCAGATTGAAGTAAATTAACTTGTAGTGAACCATTTTCTTATGAATAAATTGTTAAGGTCTAACCGAAGTAGAACAACTGTACTGTTCAGAAACGAGAGTTGACTGGACCCCCACTAGGTTTATATGTAACGTATTTTTAccgactttttttgttggtgtacAATGACTTGCATCTTACCCTATTTTTATCTATGTAAAGATGACTTATCACTCAAACGGTATATGTGACTTTAGACTTTACCTTGCGTGTCTGTAGATGAAATcggatttattttcttttaaa
Protein-coding sequences here:
- the LOC124196445 gene encoding glutathione S-transferase 1-like, with translation MVHYKLIYFNLRGRGELARLVLHHQEVAFEDFRFEREEWPKYKAGTPFGQVPVLEVDGKPLAQSNAIARYLARQHGLAGQNEWEQSQADMYVDCIYDLISGTRPIIYETDKEKQKEILQKFLKETVNPHLEKLEQQLIKNGTGFLVGKSITWADLAYYSFFSPMTERFGDSVIDNSPHLKKLVEHVANIPQIKKYVETRPKTTL